The region ACCCGGTTTCTTGTAGAATTTCCTGCCGCATAACCACCGCAGTGCACAACCCCCGTTTGTTATGGCGTTAATCCTTGTTGTTGATGATGTGCCTGCCCTGGCTGAACAGTATGCTTACGACTTAAAGCGGGTTGGAGGATATCAGACGCTTATTGCCCATGGCGGCGCTGCTGCGCTGCAAGCAGTATCGAAAGCAGCTGTTGATTGCATCATACTGGATCTAGAGATGCCGGGCGTTGATGGTTTTGCAGTGCTGGAGCAATTAAAGGCTGATAAAATTGAAGTTCCAGTTATTGTTTACACCGGCACGGGCAACTACGCGCGCTGCGTACGGGCTGTCCAATTGGGGGCATATGGGTTTATCGACAAGTCTGAGCCGATGGAGCGGGTGGTGCAAGAAGTGGAGAATGCACTGGATCGGTTGCGTTTGCAGGAAGAGGTGAAGTCGCTTAAAGAAGACCTGGGCCGGACAAGCGGACTCATTGGTTCGAGCGCGGCAATGCAGAAGTTGCAGCAGCAAATTGCACGCCTCGCAAAAATTCCGAGTAGCGTGCTTATTCTTGGGGAAAGTGGTACCGGGAAAGAACTGGTTGCCAGAGCAGTACACGACATGGCTGGCGAAGACCGAAGACCGTTTGTAGCAGTGAACTGTGCTGCGCTCCCCGAAAACCTGATCGAAAGTGAATTGTTTGGGCACGAGCGCGGGGCATTTACCGGTGCGAACCGTACGCGAAAAGGTGCTTTCTTGCAAGCAGCCGGCGGCACCATCTTTCTGGATGAAGTAGGCGAGATGCCGCTGCAGGCCCAGGCCAAGCTTTTGCGTGTTCTTGAGCAACGCGAAGTGATGCGTGTTGGTGGAGAGAAGCCCATCAAAGTTACTGCCCGCGTTGTTGCAGCCACGAACAGAGACCTGGCAAAAGAAAGTGAAGCCGGCAATTTCAGGGAAGACCTTTACTACCGCCTCAATGTGCACATCTTACAAGTGCCGCCACTACGCGACCGGCGCTCTGATGTACCGGAACTTGCTGATCATTTTGCAGCGTTTATCTGCAGGCGATTTGGCATGCGTAAAAAACGGTTTGCCCCTGAGGCGATGGATATGCTGATGCAGCATAACTGGCAGCGCAACAATGTGCGCGAACTGCGCAACATCGTCGAACGGATGATCATTGCTTCTGACGACGATGTAATCCAGGTAGAAGAAGTACCTGTAGACGTTCAGGGTACGCTATCCGTAACGCCAGACGCTAAAGCGACAACTTTTCAGCAACGCAAAGCTGAGGCGGAGCGTCAAATTATCATCTCTGCACTTGAGCGCAACGATGGTCATATCAGCAATACGGCCAAAGATCTGGGGCTTTCGGATCATGCATCGCTGCTCAAAATCATGCGCCGGCTGAATATCCGCAAATCGTAGCCGTGGCGCTCGAATATACGTGTACGCATGGACACATTCCCGCTGTGTTTATCGTGTCACGCTGAACACAGTGAAGGTTTTTAATAGAATTTTTTCAAAAAGAAAAAACCTGTAAATCGTTGCGGGGCAACAGGTTGTGGTTTTTGTTGTTCTGTGTTGTGTCTTTTGGCATCTCGCTTGAAATATAGGTTGGCATCTGGCCATCGGGTCAGTGTTAATCCAAAACTTCAACAAGGAGAATAGACATGACTAACCAAATCAAAACAAGCACCCGCCGTATTTCAAGCATCGCTTTAAGTGGCCTGACAGCTTTTTGCTTTATCCTGAGCGGCTGTGGTGCTGAAGAAAAATCTGAAAACAGTTCGTCGCGCCACCGTGCTGCTGCACCGGTACAGGTAACCTCTACGCCGGCACCTGCGCCTGTTACGCCAACGGTGGTACCCAAAGAAGCCGTCCTGGAAGTAAAAGAAGAAACCCCTGTTGTTGTCACTTATGCTGACGCTGAAGCAGCCTTTATGGCAAAAGACTACAACGCTGCTGTAACGCGGTTTTCCGATTACACGGCCCAAAACGAATCCAATCCATGGGGGCATTACATGCTGGGCTTGTCGGCCTACAGAACCGGTGATAGCGAAACAGCCAAGTCTGCATACCGCGCTGCCCTTGCATTGGATGAGGGCCATGTAAAGAGCTGGATCAATCTTAGTCGCGCACAACTCGCGCTGGGTGAAACAGCAGACGCCATGGAGTCGCTGGCGCAGGCGCTCGTTTACGATTCCGCATCGGTGGATGTATACCGCTTGCAAGGGCGTGCCTACCATAACATGGGGCAGCATCCAGAAGCCATCGCAGCCTACAAGCAGGCGCTGTTGTTTGATGACTCCGATGCCTGGTCTATGAATAACCTCGCGTTGATTTACATCGAAGACGAACAGTTTGACCAGGCATTGCCTGTGCTT is a window of Bacteroidota bacterium DNA encoding:
- a CDS encoding tetratricopeptide repeat protein, with amino-acid sequence MTNQIKTSTRRISSIALSGLTAFCFILSGCGAEEKSENSSSRHRAAAPVQVTSTPAPAPVTPTVVPKEAVLEVKEETPVVVTYADAEAAFMAKDYNAAVTRFSDYTAQNESNPWGHYMLGLSAYRTGDSETAKSAYRAALALDEGHVKSWINLSRAQLALGETADAMESLAQALVYDSASVDVYRLQGRAYHNMGQHPEAIAAYKQALLFDDSDAWSMNNLALIYIEDEQFDQALPVLALAVETNGSQAVFFNNLGMVLEHHGQIQTAAAMYSKALEIDESNSKAQANLDRLDGVKEALDIETVDLTVEAEKFRASLLEWQGLNEVENEEELWYETEDGC
- a CDS encoding sigma-54 dependent transcriptional regulator gives rise to the protein MALILVVDDVPALAEQYAYDLKRVGGYQTLIAHGGAAALQAVSKAAVDCIILDLEMPGVDGFAVLEQLKADKIEVPVIVYTGTGNYARCVRAVQLGAYGFIDKSEPMERVVQEVENALDRLRLQEEVKSLKEDLGRTSGLIGSSAAMQKLQQQIARLAKIPSSVLILGESGTGKELVARAVHDMAGEDRRPFVAVNCAALPENLIESELFGHERGAFTGANRTRKGAFLQAAGGTIFLDEVGEMPLQAQAKLLRVLEQREVMRVGGEKPIKVTARVVAATNRDLAKESEAGNFREDLYYRLNVHILQVPPLRDRRSDVPELADHFAAFICRRFGMRKKRFAPEAMDMLMQHNWQRNNVRELRNIVERMIIASDDDVIQVEEVPVDVQGTLSVTPDAKATTFQQRKAEAERQIIISALERNDGHISNTAKDLGLSDHASLLKIMRRLNIRKS